A DNA window from Synchiropus splendidus isolate RoL2022-P1 chromosome 2, RoL_Sspl_1.0, whole genome shotgun sequence contains the following coding sequences:
- the LOC128754538 gene encoding C-type lectin domain family 4 member K-like isoform X2, with amino-acid sequence MGSDNSGKMANIDFNRANETAVMKMKLNELDEYFQQGWLYFRTSLYYVSPVKKSWFDSRSFCVERGADLVVINSKKEQEFTNKFAKITWIGLSQREDNEQWVWVDGTPLNRSFWAPGEPNDSGENGENCTEIMKHFMRRSWNDAPCQENNFWICEKNIHFL; translated from the exons ATGGGTTCTG ACAATTCTGGAAAGATGGCCAACATTGACTTCAATCGTGCAAATGAGACTGCAGTCATGAAGATGAAGCTCAATGAATTAG ATGAGTATTTCCAACAAGGATGGCTGTATTTCCGAACCAGTCTCTACTACGTGTCACCAGTGAAGAAATCCTGGTTTGACAGCAGAAGCTTCTGTGTTGAAAGAGGTGCAGATCTGGTGGTCATCAACAGCAAAAAAGAGCAG GAGTTCACAAATAAATTTGCcaagatcacatggattggacTGAGTCAACGGGAGGACAATGAGCAGTGGGTTTGGGTGGACGGGACTCCGCTGAACagaag CTTCTGGGCCCCTGGAGAGCCCAATGACAGTGGAGAAAATGGTGAAAACTGTActgaaataatgaaacattttatgCGAAGGAGCTGGAATGATGCTCCTTGTCAAGAAAACAACTTTTGGATCTGTGAGAAGAATATACATTTCCtgtaa
- the LOC128754538 gene encoding C-type lectin domain family 4 member K-like isoform X1: MELSSGRRPAVSYKVTNFSLFFSLTDNSGKMANIDFNRANETAVMKMKLNELDEYFQQGWLYFRTSLYYVSPVKKSWFDSRSFCVERGADLVVINSKKEQEFTNKFAKITWIGLSQREDNEQWVWVDGTPLNRSFWAPGEPNDSGENGENCTEIMKHFMRRSWNDAPCQENNFWICEKNIHFL, from the exons ATGGAACTCAGTTCTGGAAGGCGACCTGCAGTCAGTTATAAAGTGACaaacttttctcttttcttctcacttaCAGACAATTCTGGAAAGATGGCCAACATTGACTTCAATCGTGCAAATGAGACTGCAGTCATGAAGATGAAGCTCAATGAATTAG ATGAGTATTTCCAACAAGGATGGCTGTATTTCCGAACCAGTCTCTACTACGTGTCACCAGTGAAGAAATCCTGGTTTGACAGCAGAAGCTTCTGTGTTGAAAGAGGTGCAGATCTGGTGGTCATCAACAGCAAAAAAGAGCAG GAGTTCACAAATAAATTTGCcaagatcacatggattggacTGAGTCAACGGGAGGACAATGAGCAGTGGGTTTGGGTGGACGGGACTCCGCTGAACagaag CTTCTGGGCCCCTGGAGAGCCCAATGACAGTGGAGAAAATGGTGAAAACTGTActgaaataatgaaacattttatgCGAAGGAGCTGGAATGATGCTCCTTGTCAAGAAAACAACTTTTGGATCTGTGAGAAGAATATACATTTCCtgtaa